A single window of Bombyx mori chromosome 17, ASM3026992v2 DNA harbors:
- the LOC101737556 gene encoding uncharacterized protein LOC101737556, which yields MAPFVCYLFLTFTLDIAVSALKLSITNNGPAVLGSNVTFRAIVSDYNEETLKYSFFDDLRHSESFIEAKNSCTWIVEYPRHLYKAGQYVTKISLEKNFLGIWWPVSTSKTVFQLTDSLNGKLVLNQNNKDRPNSFVAVNKPVYHYVKLPEKEMSFLKQNASTINTYWFIDCVLYDNTIDFSFNYTYGDVMSSHHVEAIVVANNQPIPPITTTTTTTTTTSTTTTTSTTTTTTTTPKPPTTQSSTSPKTLSTKTIKQGSTAATEPSPATVIKNSTEVHKIKKRGISNRTSKKTPAVYKCNNTITVGENYTVGRFEQIVSVREPITTVNISGRNWLQHGDLLDLKVTYAGSPPFDYCVQYKVGQYNVTGNETCAKTTTTHATDFRFIHYFPDSDQHTVVIIIENEITKIVSRETVTIYRAAVPTQLSVIVVPVFFCLVAVILVVFGIAYYQHRSRYTIEVADFDFGQENPEYKTFSERLHDSFRDAFHFGRGDEAEPLTPDTRYDSMT from the exons ATGGCCCCCTTTGTTTGTTacctttttttaacttttacctTAGACATAG CTGTTTCTGCTTTGAAACTGTCAATTACAAACAATGGACCTGCTGTGCTGGGCTCCAACGTTACTTTTAGAGCAATTGTATCAGATTACAACGAAGAAActcttaaatattcattttttgaTGATTTGCGACATAGTGAGTCT TTTATCGAAGCGAAAAACTCATGTACATGGATAGTAGAATATCCACGTCATTTGTATAAAGCTGGACAATATGTTACTAAAATTTCCCTGGAGAAGAATTTCTTAGGTATATGGTGGCCAGTTTCAACAAGTAAAACTGTATTTCAGTTAACAG ATTCGCTAAATGGTAAATTAGTTCTGAATCAGAACAATAAAGACAGGCCAAATAGTTTTGTTGCTGTCAATAAACCAGTGTATCACTATGTGAAGCTACCAGAAAAGGAAATGAGTTTTTTGAAGCAAAACGCGTCTACGATTAACACCTACTGGTTTATAGATTGTGTCTTATATGATAACACAATAGATTTCTCATTTAATTACACTTACGGTGACGTGATGAGCAGTCACCATGTCGAGGCTATTGTAGTGGCTAATAATCAACCAATACCACCTATTACAACTACAACTACAACCACAACGacaacatcaacaactaccACAACATCAACAACAACAACCACTACCACGACACCCAAACCTCCAACGACCCAGTCTTCAACGAGCCCTAAAACTTTAAGCACGAAGACAATTAAACAAGGATCCACTGCAGCGACAGAACCTTCACCGGCCACTGTAATTAAAAATTCTACGGaagttcataaaattaaaaaaagaggtATTTCGAACAGAACTTCAAAGAAAACGCCAGCAGTatacaaatgcaataatacgATTACTGTCGGTGAAAATTACACAGTCGGGCGATTTGAACAAATAGTCAGTGTTAGAG agcCTATAACAACAGTTAATATTAGTGGCCGAAATTGGCTACAGCACGGAGATTTATTGGATCTTAAGGTCACGTACGCAGGATCGCCTCCATTCGACTATTGTGTCCAGTACAAAGTGGGACAATACAATGTGACCGGAAACGAAACTTGTGCTAAGACAACAACAACACACGCGACAGATTTCCGTTTCATTCATTATTTCCCGGACAGCGACCAGCACACTGTCGTCATCATTATTGAGAATGAAATAACGAAGATCGTTTCTAGGGAGACTGTTACTATCTATCGAG CTGCGGTACCCACGCAGTTATCTGTGATCGTGGTGCCAGTGTTTTTCTGCCTCGTTGCGGTGATTCTCGTAGTGTTCGGTATTGCATATTATCAACACAGATCAAG gTACACGATAGAAGTTGCAGATTTCGATTTCGGCCAGGAGAATCCGGAATATAAAACGTTCAGCGAACGACTTCACGACAGCTTCAGGGACGCGTTCCACTTCGGACGTGGAGACGAAGCGGAGCCGCTCACACCGGACACTAGATATGATTCCATGACGTAA
- the LOC692390 gene encoding cathepsin B precursor (The RefSeq protein has 2 substitutions compared to this genomic sequence), with the protein MFISRAAYVTLVCVLAAAKDLPYPLSDEFINTINLKQNSWKAGRNFPRDTSFAHLKKIMGVIEDEHFATLPIKTHKIDLIAGLPENFDPRDKWPDCPTLNEVRDQGSCGSCWAFGAVEAMTDRVCTYSNGTKHFHFSAEDLLSCCPICGLGCSGGMPRLAWEYWKHFGLVSGGSYNSSQGCRPYEIPPCEHHVPGNRMPCSGDTKTPKCTKKCESGYDVNYKQDKQYGKHVYTVSGDEDHIRAELFKNGPVEGAFTVYSDLLSYKSGVYKHTQGDALGGHAVKILGWGVENDNKYWLIANSWNSDWGDNGFFKILRGEDHCGIESSIVTGEPFLDEH; encoded by the coding sequence atgtttatttcgcGTGCGGCGTATGTTACGCTGGTGTGCGTTCTTGCAGCGGCCAAAGACTTACCGCATCCACTCTCCGATGAATTCATCAACACGATTAACCTAAAGCAAAATAGTTGGAAGGCGGGACGTAATTTTCCGCGCGACACATCGTTCGCGCATCTTAAGAAAATAATGGGAGTTATCGAGGATGAACATTTTGCGACCCTGCCAATAAAGACTCATAAAATCGATTTAATCGCCAGTCTGCCGGAAAACTTCGATCCCAGAGACAAATGGCCTGACTGTCCAACGTTGAATGAAGTCAGAGATCAAGGGTCTTGTGGCAGTTGTTGGGCTTTCGGTGCCGTCGAAGCTATGACAGACAGAGTATGTACCTATTCTAACGGAActaaacattttcatttttctgCCGAGGATTTGCTTAGTTGCTGCCCTATTTGTGGACTGGGATGCAGCGGAGGAATGCCGAGACTAGCTTGGGAATATTGGAAGCACTTCGGTCTAGTATCAGGAGGTAGTTACAATTCCAGTCAAGGTTGCAGACCTTACGAGATCCCTCCGTGTGAACATCACGTACCCGGCAACAGGATGCCCTGTAGCGGTGACACGAAGACTCCAAAATGCACAAAAAAATGCGAATCTGGATACGACGTTAATTACAAACAAGACAAACAATACGGAAAACATGTATATACTGTGTCCGGAGACGAAGACCACATCCGCGCGGAATTGTTCAAGAATGGTCCCGTCGAAGGTGCTTTCACAGTATATTCAGATTTGCTGTCGTACAAGAGTGGTGTATACAAACACACACAAGGGGACGCTCTCGGCGGGCACGCCGTCAAGATATTAGGCTGGGGTGTCGAAAATGATAACAAATATTGGCTTATTGCAAACTCGTGGAACTCAGATTGGGGAGACAATGGCTTCTTCAAAATTTTGCGCGGCGAGGATCACTGCGGTATTGAGAGCTCCATTGTTACGGGTGAACCGTTCTTAGATGAACACTAG